A section of the Chryseobacterium scophthalmum genome encodes:
- a CDS encoding beta-ketoacyl synthase N-terminal-like domain-containing protein has product MMKEIYITDYNCITPLGFDVESNWKALLEGKSGVALHQVSDNLGAFFVSKIDSEKLEEEFKRFFDSAQNDNFTRLEKMFLLSLKPLVERHHISDETAFILSTTKGNISLLKNETNLPESVYLSKLAQKLADFFGFKTKPIVVSNACVSGVMAISVAKNMIQVGKYKDAFVIAGDEISEFVISGFNSFQAIGSEPCKPYDKNRNGINLGEATAAMYITSTPSENEKLRFKVLGDSAINDANHISGPSRTGDGLFASIQNAMKEAKVSAEQINFISAHGTATLYNDEMEAIAFNRMELQNVPLNSMKGYYGHCLGASGLLESIISMESALNNILIPSKNFEEMGVSQDLNIIKENQSAEIKYILKTASGFGGCNAAIVLEKA; this is encoded by the coding sequence ATGATGAAAGAAATTTACATTACAGATTACAACTGCATCACACCTTTGGGTTTTGATGTAGAATCAAACTGGAAAGCGCTTTTGGAAGGAAAATCCGGTGTAGCTTTGCATCAGGTTAGCGATAATCTTGGGGCATTTTTTGTGTCTAAAATTGATTCTGAGAAATTGGAAGAGGAATTTAAGAGATTCTTCGACTCCGCTCAGAATGATAACTTTACGAGACTTGAAAAAATGTTTTTGTTGAGTTTAAAACCTTTAGTGGAAAGACATCACATTTCAGATGAAACCGCTTTTATTCTTTCGACAACAAAAGGAAATATCAGTTTATTAAAAAACGAAACCAATTTACCGGAAAGCGTTTATCTTTCAAAACTGGCTCAAAAACTGGCTGATTTTTTCGGATTTAAAACTAAACCAATTGTTGTTTCCAACGCTTGTGTTTCCGGAGTGATGGCAATTTCTGTAGCAAAGAATATGATTCAGGTAGGAAAATACAAAGATGCTTTTGTCATTGCAGGAGACGAGATTTCTGAGTTTGTGATTTCAGGATTCAATTCTTTTCAGGCAATTGGAAGCGAACCTTGCAAACCCTACGATAAAAACCGCAACGGAATTAATTTGGGAGAAGCAACTGCTGCAATGTATATCACTTCAACTCCATCAGAAAACGAAAAACTTAGATTTAAAGTTTTAGGAGATTCAGCAATCAATGATGCCAATCACATTTCAGGTCCATCAAGAACTGGCGACGGATTGTTTGCAAGCATTCAAAATGCAATGAAAGAAGCAAAAGTTTCAGCAGAACAAATCAATTTTATTTCCGCTCACGGAACAGCAACACTTTACAATGATGAAATGGAAGCCATTGCTTTCAACCGAATGGAACTACAAAATGTTCCATTGAACAGTATGAAAGGATATTACGGGCATTGTTTGGGAGCTTCAGGTTTATTGGAAAGTATTATTTCTATGGAATCTGCGTTGAATAACATTTTAATTCCGTCTAAAAACTTCGAAGAAATGGGAGTTTCTCAAGATTTAAATATTATTAAAGAAAACCAATCGGCAGAAATCAAATATATTCTGAAAACAGCTTCAGGTTTTGGTGGTTGTAATGCAGCAATTGTTTTGGAAAAAGCATAA
- a CDS encoding acyl-CoA thioesterase: MQSKDLTCTEEVRVRFNETDPLGIVWHGHYIVYFEDGREAFGRQHGLTYLDIQKAGFVTPIVKSTCEHFLPLKYGETFNIVTTFVNSVSAKLIYKYEIFNQENQLVCSGETIQVFLDSDNNLCLYNPEFFQTWKDKMGL, translated from the coding sequence ATGCAGTCTAAAGATTTAACTTGTACCGAGGAAGTTCGCGTACGATTCAACGAAACAGATCCGCTTGGAATTGTTTGGCACGGTCATTATATCGTGTATTTTGAAGATGGAAGAGAAGCTTTCGGAAGACAGCACGGCTTAACGTATCTAGATATTCAAAAAGCAGGATTTGTAACACCAATTGTGAAAAGTACGTGCGAACATTTTCTTCCTTTAAAATATGGTGAAACCTTCAACATTGTAACCACTTTTGTAAATTCTGTTTCCGCGAAGTTGATTTATAAATACGAGATTTTCAACCAGGAAAATCAACTCGTTTGTTCAGGAGAAACTATTCAGGTTTTTTTGGATTCTGATAATAATTTATGTTTGTACAATCCTGAGTTTTTTCAAACCTGGAAAGATAAAATGGGTTTATGA
- a CDS encoding GxxExxY protein yields the protein MNENEISKVIFDAGLKVHRQLGAGLLESAYEECLYFELKKSGLLIEKQKPMPLIYEDIKLDIGYRLDFLIERKVVVEIKSVESLNDIHIAQILTYLKLSNCKLGLLINFNSVLFKNGVKRLINGTID from the coding sequence ATGAATGAAAATGAGATTTCAAAAGTTATATTTGATGCAGGATTGAAAGTTCACCGTCAACTTGGAGCTGGGCTTTTGGAAAGCGCATATGAAGAATGTCTGTACTTTGAATTAAAGAAATCGGGATTACTGATAGAAAAACAGAAGCCAATGCCATTAATCTATGAAGATATAAAACTTGATATTGGATACAGGCTTGATTTTTTGATTGAAAGAAAAGTTGTTGTAGAAATAAAATCTGTAGAATCATTAAATGATATTCACATCGCTCAAATTCTAACCTATTTAAAGCTAAGCAATTGCAAATTAGGTTTGCTTATTAATTTTAACTCCGTTTTATTTAAAAATGGTGTTAAGAGATTAATCAACGGCACAATTGACTAA
- a CDS encoding ABC transporter permease, translated as MLYKLWRSFIKEIQLLKRDSGGIVIIFLMPLLLIITITLIQDSTFKNLEGSKIPIIFIDNDKSEISKNIKLELQRSKTFDLLTNYDEKSAQNAVFSGDYQMAIVIPENLTKDLNSNIDSKVQTIVSSFGLETDSTATKAVASKTKDIHLYFDPATNAGFKNSVMNAINKMVFEIENKKIYKAFQDQLGTTEELENKSLITFKEITPNKGKEELMPNSVQHNVPAWALFAIFFIVVPLSINLVKEKSQGTSVRVRVSPTPYYIHILGKTFTYLIICIIQFLLMVAVGVWLFPYMDLPQFDVTGKMFHLIIVTLFAGLAAIGFGVLLGTVADTQEQSAPFGATSVVVLAAIGGIWVPVFLMPEFMQKIAAFSPMNWGLNAYYDIILRNSGLGEIAKELIFLFLFYIAMVTISLLYERKQNAV; from the coding sequence ATGTTGTATAAATTGTGGAGAAGTTTCATCAAGGAAATTCAGTTGCTGAAAAGAGATTCAGGTGGAATTGTTATTATATTTTTAATGCCTTTGCTTCTGATTATTACGATTACTTTAATTCAGGATTCGACGTTTAAAAATCTGGAAGGTTCAAAAATTCCGATTATTTTTATTGATAATGATAAATCTGAAATTTCTAAGAATATAAAGCTTGAACTTCAGCGAAGTAAAACTTTTGACTTATTAACCAATTATGACGAAAAATCTGCTCAAAACGCCGTTTTTTCAGGTGATTATCAAATGGCAATCGTCATTCCGGAAAATTTAACGAAAGATTTAAATTCAAATATTGATTCTAAAGTTCAGACCATTGTCAGTTCATTTGGCCTAGAAACTGATTCGACTGCGACAAAAGCAGTGGCTTCAAAAACCAAAGATATTCATCTCTATTTCGACCCTGCAACCAACGCGGGTTTCAAAAATTCAGTAATGAACGCCATTAATAAAATGGTTTTTGAAATCGAGAATAAAAAAATATACAAAGCCTTTCAAGACCAACTAGGAACGACCGAAGAACTTGAAAATAAAAGCTTAATTACCTTCAAAGAAATCACTCCAAACAAAGGAAAGGAAGAATTAATGCCAAATTCTGTTCAGCACAACGTTCCGGCTTGGGCATTGTTTGCGATTTTCTTTATCGTTGTTCCATTATCAATTAATTTAGTTAAAGAAAAAAGTCAGGGAACGAGTGTGAGAGTTCGTGTGAGCCCGACTCCTTATTACATCCATATTTTAGGAAAAACATTTACGTATCTCATCATTTGCATCATTCAGTTTTTATTGATGGTTGCAGTTGGTGTTTGGCTTTTCCCTTATATGGATTTACCACAATTTGATGTGACCGGAAAAATGTTCCACCTCATCATTGTCACTCTTTTTGCAGGATTGGCAGCGATTGGATTTGGAGTTTTATTAGGAACAGTTGCCGATACTCAGGAACAATCTGCACCTTTTGGAGCGACTTCTGTAGTTGTTTTGGCAGCGATTGGCGGAATTTGGGTTCCGGTTTTCCTGATGCCAGAATTTATGCAAAAAATCGCCGCATTTTCTCCGATGAATTGGGGACTGAATGCCTATTACGATATTATTTTAAGAAACAGTGGACTTGGCGAAATTGCTAAGGAATTGATTTTCTTATTTTTATTTTATATTGCAATGGTTACCATCTCATTACTATACGAAAGAAAACAAAATGCAGTTTAA
- a CDS encoding ABC transporter ATP-binding protein, whose translation MEHIIEIKNLYKKYKNSEEFSVNDISLNITKNEIYGILGPNGAGKTTLISMLSGLIKPTSGSFTINGLSPRKDSSKIKQIIGVVPQEYALYPTLTAKENLLFFGSLYGLKHKNLHKEIDEALELMGLTKFANKKVDQFSGGMKRRCNLIAGTLHNPKVLFLDEPTVGVDVQSKKAIIDYLLDLNKKGTCIIYTSHHLSEAEEFCTKIAIIDHGKIHATGTPEELVERVANAENLEDVFISLTGKELRDVV comes from the coding sequence TTGGAACATATCATCGAAATAAAAAACCTTTATAAGAAATACAAAAATTCGGAAGAATTTTCGGTAAATGATATTTCTTTAAATATAACTAAAAACGAGATCTACGGAATTCTCGGTCCCAACGGAGCGGGAAAAACCACATTGATTTCTATGCTTTCAGGTTTAATCAAACCTACTTCAGGAAGTTTTACTATCAACGGATTATCGCCTAGAAAAGACAGTTCGAAAATCAAACAAATCATTGGCGTTGTTCCACAGGAATATGCGCTCTACCCTACTTTAACAGCGAAAGAAAACCTTTTATTTTTTGGAAGTTTGTATGGTTTAAAACATAAAAATCTTCACAAAGAAATCGATGAAGCTTTAGAATTAATGGGCTTAACAAAATTTGCCAATAAAAAAGTCGACCAGTTTTCTGGAGGAATGAAACGTCGTTGCAATCTGATTGCAGGAACACTTCACAACCCGAAAGTTTTGTTTTTAGATGAACCGACTGTTGGTGTTGATGTTCAGTCAAAAAAAGCCATAATTGATTATCTTTTAGATTTAAATAAAAAAGGAACCTGCATTATTTACACTTCGCATCACCTTTCTGAAGCGGAAGAATTTTGTACGAAAATTGCCATTATCGACCACGGAAAGATCCACGCAACCGGAACACCGGAAGAGTTGGTGGAAAGAGTTGCCAATGCTGAAAACTTAGAAGATGTTTTCATTTCATTAACCGGAAAAGAATTGAGAGATGTTGTATAA
- a CDS encoding BtrH N-terminal domain-containing protein: MKINFEHHQTAHCENGVASNLLLNRGLKLSEPMIFGIGSGLFFVYLPFLKVNFAPGFSYRPMPGAIFSKAAKRLGIKIKRQKFSNPQEAQTALEKNLEQNIPTGLQVGVFNLTYFPEEYKFHFNAHNLVVYGKENGKFLISDPVMDFATTLSEAELEKVRYAKGALAPKGHMYFPTHIPENVNLEEAIKKGIKDTCKNMLAPVPLIGVKAMRWVAKSIPKWAEKKGTKVTNHYLGQLIRMQEEIGTGGGGFRFIYGAFLQEAAVILKNDELKELSKEITAIGDLWRDFAVDIARVYKNRNSKSNIYNELSKSMLHIADLEEAFYKKLRKAI; the protein is encoded by the coding sequence ATGAAGATCAATTTTGAACATCACCAAACTGCACATTGCGAAAACGGTGTTGCCTCCAATCTACTTCTCAACAGAGGTCTGAAACTCAGCGAACCTATGATTTTCGGAATCGGTTCTGGTTTGTTTTTCGTATATCTTCCTTTTTTGAAAGTTAATTTTGCTCCAGGTTTTAGTTACCGTCCAATGCCGGGTGCTATTTTCAGCAAAGCAGCAAAAAGACTGGGAATTAAAATTAAAAGACAAAAATTCTCAAATCCTCAGGAAGCACAAACTGCTTTAGAGAAAAATTTAGAACAAAACATACCTACAGGTTTACAGGTTGGGGTTTTTAACCTTACTTATTTTCCTGAAGAATATAAATTCCATTTCAACGCTCATAATCTTGTAGTTTATGGAAAAGAAAATGGGAAATTTCTGATCAGTGATCCTGTAATGGATTTCGCAACGACTTTATCCGAAGCTGAACTTGAAAAAGTACGTTACGCAAAAGGAGCACTTGCCCCAAAAGGTCATATGTATTTCCCAACTCACATTCCGGAAAATGTAAATCTGGAAGAAGCCATTAAAAAAGGAATAAAAGATACCTGCAAAAATATGTTGGCTCCAGTTCCTTTAATTGGAGTGAAAGCAATGCGTTGGGTTGCAAAAAGCATCCCGAAATGGGCAGAAAAGAAAGGTACGAAAGTAACCAATCATTATCTTGGTCAATTGATCAGAATGCAGGAAGAAATCGGAACCGGCGGTGGCGGATTCAGATTTATTTACGGAGCATTTTTGCAGGAAGCCGCTGTGATTCTTAAAAATGACGAATTAAAAGAACTATCAAAAGAAATTACTGCGATCGGTGACCTTTGGAGAGATTTTGCGGTGGATATTGCCCGAGTTTACAAAAATAGAAATTCGAAAAGTAATATTTATAATGAGCTTTCAAAATCAATGCTTCATATAGCCGATTTGGAGGAAGCTTTCTATAAAAAACTGAGAAAAGCGATTTAG
- a CDS encoding M16 family metallopeptidase, whose amino-acid sequence MKKIFISLSLFVMLHAAAQKFETQKQTDAQGYSFETVKNDQSGVRVYTLKNGLKVYLAKNDDAPRIQTYIPVRTGSNNDPSDNTGLAHYLEHMVFKGTSHLGTQDWAKEKAILKQISDLYEEHKAEKDPEKKKALYKKIDEVSQEASKYAIANEYDKAISSLGATGTNAHTWLDETVYKNNIPANELEKWLKVEKERFSELVLRLFHTELEAVYEEFNRAQDNDGRLVNYALMDALFPKHPNGQQTTIGTSEHLKSPSMEAIHKYFDTYYVPNNMAVVLVGDLDFDKTIKLVDQYFGAFKYKELPMKKMVSEEPMTSIVTRTVKSPSTPRMTIAWRTDSNGTKEARLATMVGEILSNNGDAGLIDLNINQKQATLGAGAYASPLKTYGSFNMYVTPKDGQSFDAAKKLLFAQIDLIKKGEFPEWMLKAIVNDMRVQRMKGWETADGLATTLYGAYIGERTWEQELDEINQFEKITKSDIVKFANDFFKDNYVVIYKEKGVNDKLVRVENPGITPIKLNRDAQSPFLKDILSTKVAEIKPQFVDYKTAIATTEIKDKKVSFVNNKYNKVAQVSYIFPFGTDNDKELSLGVSVLQYLGTDKYTPEQLKEEFYKLGISNSFRTTNDQTFITLSGLEGNMKKGVELLDHWLKNVKADQTIYNQTVKTILESRDVAKKDKNRIMAALSNYAKYGKDSRMTDIISKERLQNINVTELMSKIKTLNNYPYEVFLYGESQKDLEKAVKPFIANATLQPAKAKVYAEPATGGTVYFANYDMVQMEMSKIAKGSDVNLANFGKANVFNEYFGRGLSSIVFQEIRESKSLAYSAYVSYATASEKDHPNYVTNYIGTQSNKLPLAVNAMNELMADFPQIPAQFENSKGSALKQIASNRINRTNIFYNQMALKKLGVDYDIRKDIYSEIQSLTLPQLTGFYNTEIKPLMYNTAIIGKRENLKMESINKMGQFKEVTLEEIFGY is encoded by the coding sequence ATGAAGAAAATTTTTATTTCTCTTTCTCTTTTTGTGATGTTGCATGCTGCTGCACAAAAATTTGAAACGCAGAAACAAACGGATGCTCAAGGCTACAGCTTCGAAACTGTGAAGAATGACCAGTCAGGAGTAAGAGTATATACTTTGAAAAATGGTTTGAAAGTATATCTTGCTAAAAATGACGATGCACCGAGAATTCAGACTTATATTCCGGTAAGAACAGGTTCTAATAATGATCCTAGCGACAATACCGGTCTTGCTCATTACTTAGAGCATATGGTTTTCAAAGGGACTTCACATTTGGGAACTCAGGATTGGGCAAAAGAAAAAGCTATTTTAAAGCAGATTTCTGATCTTTACGAAGAGCACAAAGCAGAAAAAGATCCTGAAAAGAAAAAAGCTCTTTATAAAAAAATAGATGAGGTTTCTCAGGAAGCTTCAAAATATGCAATTGCCAACGAATACGACAAGGCAATTTCATCTTTAGGAGCAACAGGAACTAATGCTCATACTTGGTTAGACGAAACTGTTTACAAAAATAATATTCCTGCAAACGAGCTTGAAAAATGGCTTAAAGTAGAAAAAGAGCGTTTCTCTGAATTGGTTTTAAGACTTTTCCATACAGAATTGGAAGCGGTTTATGAAGAATTCAACAGAGCTCAGGATAACGACGGACGTTTGGTAAATTACGCATTAATGGATGCTCTTTTCCCGAAACATCCAAACGGTCAGCAAACGACAATAGGAACTTCAGAACATTTGAAGAGTCCTTCAATGGAGGCGATCCACAAATATTTTGATACCTACTATGTTCCTAATAACATGGCAGTAGTTTTGGTTGGAGATCTTGATTTCGACAAAACTATAAAATTAGTTGATCAATATTTCGGAGCATTCAAATACAAAGAATTGCCAATGAAGAAAATGGTTTCAGAAGAACCAATGACTTCTATTGTAACAAGAACTGTAAAAAGCCCATCTACACCAAGAATGACAATCGCTTGGAGAACAGATTCTAACGGAACTAAAGAGGCTAGATTGGCAACAATGGTAGGTGAAATCTTGAGCAACAACGGTGATGCAGGATTAATCGACCTTAACATTAATCAAAAACAAGCGACTTTAGGAGCGGGAGCTTATGCTTCACCTTTAAAAACATACGGTTCATTTAATATGTATGTAACTCCGAAAGATGGACAGAGTTTTGATGCTGCGAAAAAATTACTTTTTGCTCAGATTGATTTAATTAAAAAAGGAGAATTCCCAGAATGGATGCTGAAAGCTATCGTAAACGATATGAGAGTTCAGCGTATGAAAGGTTGGGAAACTGCAGATGGTTTGGCAACAACGCTTTACGGAGCTTATATTGGTGAAAGAACCTGGGAGCAGGAACTTGACGAAATTAACCAGTTTGAGAAAATTACAAAATCTGATATTGTAAAATTTGCAAATGATTTCTTTAAAGATAATTATGTTGTAATCTACAAAGAGAAAGGGGTGAATGATAAATTGGTTCGTGTAGAAAACCCAGGAATTACACCAATTAAACTGAACAGAGATGCGCAATCGCCTTTCCTTAAAGATATTTTAAGTACAAAAGTTGCAGAAATAAAACCTCAGTTTGTTGATTACAAAACTGCTATTGCGACAACTGAGATCAAAGATAAAAAGGTAAGTTTCGTGAATAATAAATACAATAAAGTTGCTCAGGTAAGTTATATTTTCCCATTCGGAACAGATAACGATAAAGAGCTTTCTTTAGGAGTAAGTGTTTTACAGTATTTAGGAACGGATAAATATACGCCAGAGCAATTAAAAGAAGAGTTCTACAAATTAGGAATTTCAAACAGCTTCAGAACGACTAATGATCAAACTTTTATTACATTAAGCGGTCTTGAAGGAAATATGAAAAAAGGGGTAGAATTGTTGGATCACTGGTTGAAAAACGTAAAAGCAGATCAGACGATTTACAACCAAACGGTAAAGACTATCCTTGAATCTAGAGATGTTGCTAAGAAAGACAAGAACAGAATTATGGCAGCGCTTTCTAACTATGCTAAATACGGGAAAGATTCTAGAATGACTGATATTATTTCTAAAGAAAGGCTTCAGAATATCAATGTAACTGAATTGATGTCGAAGATCAAGACTTTAAATAATTATCCTTACGAAGTTTTCCTTTACGGAGAAAGCCAGAAAGATCTTGAGAAAGCAGTAAAACCATTTATTGCAAACGCAACTTTGCAGCCTGCAAAAGCAAAAGTATATGCAGAACCTGCAACGGGAGGAACTGTTTATTTTGCCAACTACGACATGGTACAAATGGAAATGTCTAAAATAGCAAAAGGAAGCGATGTAAATCTTGCCAACTTCGGTAAAGCCAATGTTTTCAATGAATATTTTGGTAGAGGTTTATCTTCGATCGTATTCCAGGAGATCAGAGAGAGTAAATCTTTAGCGTATTCTGCTTACGTTTCTTATGCTACGGCAAGCGAAAAAGACCATCCGAACTATGTAACCAACTACATCGGAACACAGTCTAATAAATTACCTTTGGCAGTAAATGCAATGAATGAATTGATGGCAGATTTCCCACAAATTCCTGCTCAGTTTGAGAATTCTAAAGGATCGGCTTTAAAGCAGATTGCATCTAACAGAATCAACAGAACAAATATTTTCTACAATCAAATGGCTCTTAAAAAATTAGGTGTTGATTATGATATCAGAAAAGATATTTATTCTGAAATTCAATCGTTGACATTGCCTCAATTAACTGGTTTCTACAATACAGAAATTAAACCATTGATGTACAACACGGCCATTATCGGGAAAAGAGAAAACCTGAAAATGGAATCGATCAACAAAATGGGACAGTTTAAAGAAGTGACGTTAGAAGAAATCTTTGGATATTAA
- a CDS encoding ABC transporter permease — protein MELREENLINIHHFLPHRSPMLMADYILELTPEKVVTSFEITPDNIFVHNNQFVEAGLIEHSAQTSSSILGQSFFENPESNTKVIGFITNIKKIEVFGLPQVGDKIISKASLISQYENICNIFCETFLDDQLLIRTQISLFIQEIES, from the coding sequence ATGGAATTAAGAGAAGAAAACCTCATCAATATTCATCATTTTTTGCCTCATCGCAGTCCGATGTTGATGGCAGATTATATTCTGGAGCTTACTCCGGAAAAAGTGGTGACTTCTTTTGAGATTACTCCAGACAATATTTTTGTACACAACAATCAGTTTGTAGAAGCGGGATTAATTGAACATTCTGCACAAACCTCATCATCAATTCTTGGGCAAAGCTTTTTTGAAAATCCGGAATCAAACACCAAAGTAATAGGATTTATTACCAACATCAAAAAAATTGAAGTTTTCGGGCTTCCTCAAGTTGGTGACAAAATCATTTCTAAAGCTTCCTTGATTTCTCAATACGAAAACATCTGCAATATTTTCTGTGAAACCTTTCTGGATGACCAATTGCTGATTCGTACGCAAATCAGTTTGTTTATTCAGGAAATAGAATCATAA
- a CDS encoding beta-ketoacyl-ACP synthase III — protein MYDVFITKASTYLPNEPVSNDEMETYLGLVNNTPSKARALILRNNKITTRYYALDKNGNPTHTNAQITAKAVEGLFDENFKKEDMALLSVGTTSPDQIQPSHASMVHGELNIGKSIEINTATGLCNSGMNALNYGFLNIKAGIKDNAVCVGSERMSAWMTADKFDHEAENLKLLEERPIVAFKREFLRWMLSDGAGAFLLENKPRENEISLKIDWIDFYSYAHEIEACMYSGCEKQEDGSLKSWADYPSDEWLKQSIFALKQDTKILDKYILVKGAESLRASFDKHQLDPETVDHVLAHISSGYFKEGLKNEFANVGLDFPWEKWFYNLSEIGNIGAGSIFVAVEQLMNSGNLKKGEKVLLCVPESGRFAYSCALLTVC, from the coding sequence ATGTACGACGTATTTATAACAAAAGCTTCAACATACTTGCCGAATGAGCCGGTTTCTAATGATGAAATGGAAACGTATCTTGGCTTGGTAAATAATACACCTTCTAAAGCGAGAGCTTTAATTCTAAGGAACAACAAAATCACTACGAGATACTACGCTTTAGATAAAAACGGAAATCCTACACACACCAATGCACAGATTACGGCAAAAGCGGTGGAAGGACTTTTTGATGAAAATTTCAAAAAAGAAGATATGGCATTATTGTCTGTGGGAACTACTTCTCCAGACCAGATTCAGCCTTCTCACGCATCAATGGTTCATGGTGAGCTTAACATCGGAAAATCTATCGAAATTAATACCGCAACAGGACTTTGTAATTCGGGAATGAATGCTTTGAATTATGGCTTTCTGAATATAAAAGCCGGAATTAAAGACAACGCAGTTTGTGTAGGTTCTGAAAGAATGTCTGCGTGGATGACTGCCGATAAATTTGATCATGAAGCAGAAAACTTAAAACTTTTGGAAGAAAGACCTATCGTTGCTTTCAAAAGAGAATTTTTGAGATGGATGCTTTCTGACGGAGCTGGAGCATTTTTATTGGAAAACAAACCAAGAGAAAACGAAATTTCTCTAAAAATTGATTGGATCGATTTCTATTCTTATGCTCACGAAATTGAAGCTTGTATGTATTCTGGTTGTGAAAAGCAGGAAGACGGAAGCCTAAAATCATGGGCAGATTACCCTTCAGATGAATGGTTGAAACAGTCTATTTTTGCATTAAAGCAAGACACTAAAATTTTAGATAAATATATTTTGGTAAAAGGTGCCGAAAGTTTGAGAGCATCTTTTGATAAACACCAACTTGACCCTGAAACTGTAGATCACGTTTTGGCGCACATCTCTTCAGGTTATTTTAAAGAAGGTTTAAAGAATGAATTTGCCAACGTTGGTCTTGATTTCCCTTGGGAAAAATGGTTCTACAATCTTTCAGAAATTGGAAATATCGGAGCAGGATCTATTTTTGTTGCAGTTGAGCAATTAATGAATTCAGGAAATTTAAAGAAAGGCGAAAAAGTACTTCTTTGTGTGCCTGAAAGTGGAAGATTTGCTTATTCTTGTGCATTGTTAACGGTTTGCTAA
- a CDS encoding dialkylrecorsinol condensing enzyme DarA: MQKNILVLYYTQTGQLEDIVKNIAQPFEDKKDEYKVTYYNIQLKKDFPFPWPSDVFFNTFPESYLQIPSEILPPPQEVLNTKFDLILFGYQVWYLTPSIPIISFLKSGFAADILKNTPVVTISATRNMWMLSQEKLKVYLKNFEAKLVGNIALVDRRDNYTSVLTILRWMTTGQKEKSGILPAAGVSDEEINGAGKYGKIIENHFENNNLANLQPELVKNGAVEIRPFLVRVEKVGNKIFTIWSNLIINKKERRPLLIKFFKVYLMAAIWIISPIVLIFHILLAPILWTKRQKQKEYLQGINLK; this comes from the coding sequence ATGCAAAAAAATATACTTGTTCTTTACTATACTCAGACCGGTCAGCTTGAGGATATTGTAAAAAATATTGCGCAGCCTTTTGAAGATAAAAAAGACGAATATAAAGTGACGTATTACAACATTCAGCTCAAAAAAGATTTTCCTTTTCCGTGGCCGAGTGATGTTTTCTTTAATACATTTCCCGAATCTTATTTACAGATTCCCAGCGAAATTCTTCCACCACCGCAAGAAGTACTCAATACTAAATTTGATTTGATTCTTTTCGGATATCAGGTTTGGTATCTTACGCCATCCATTCCGATTATTTCTTTTCTGAAAAGTGGTTTTGCAGCTGATATTTTAAAGAATACGCCAGTTGTTACCATTTCAGCAACCAGAAATATGTGGATGCTTTCTCAGGAAAAACTGAAAGTATATTTAAAGAATTTTGAAGCTAAACTGGTTGGGAATATTGCATTAGTAGACAGAAGAGACAATTACACAAGTGTTTTGACTATTCTTCGCTGGATGACAACCGGACAAAAAGAAAAATCAGGAATTCTTCCTGCAGCCGGAGTTTCAGATGAAGAGATCAACGGAGCCGGAAAATATGGTAAGATTATTGAAAATCATTTTGAAAATAATAATCTCGCCAATCTGCAGCCAGAGCTGGTAAAAAACGGAGCCGTAGAAATAAGACCTTTTTTGGTAAGAGTTGAAAAAGTAGGGAATAAAATCTTTACAATCTGGTCTAATCTGATTATCAACAAAAAAGAAAGACGACCATTGCTGATAAAATTCTTTAAGGTATATTTGATGGCAGCAATTTGGATCATCTCACCAATTGTGTTGATTTTTCATATCTTGCTTGCTCCAATTTTATGGACGAAAAGACAAAAACAGAAAGAATATTTACAAGGAATTAATTTAAAATAG